A genomic segment from Streptomyces sp. NBC_01233 encodes:
- a CDS encoding serine hydrolase domain-containing protein, which produces MAKSVPQETSSRSAVQEVLDRAVSESGLPGMVAEVQDGAGRWFGAAGVADTVTGRARLPQEQFRIGSATKTFTAALLLQLAAERRLGLDDTVEQWLPGLVRGNGNDGGGVTLRQLLGMTSGLFNYAQDESLTSRHYGPAFLEHRYDRFRPEELVEVAMSHAPDFAPGEGWTYSNTGYILGGLVIEKVTGRSYADELEQRIVRPLGLTGTYLPGDGQHELRGPHTRLYSRNHLPAPDAEIHDVTELDASFAWTAGGMVSTVGDLNRFFGALLCGRLLPPDQQEEMFTVSPTPEGKWIPHTSYGLAVASVELSSGERVWGMGGAFTGSFCYTYGTRDGGHLVSQSLNGDWSDPIGLFTEVLEAEFAGGGSV; this is translated from the coding sequence ATGGCCAAGTCCGTGCCCCAGGAGACGAGTTCACGTTCGGCCGTGCAGGAGGTCCTGGACCGGGCCGTGAGCGAGAGCGGCCTTCCCGGCATGGTCGCCGAGGTACAGGACGGCGCGGGCCGCTGGTTCGGGGCGGCGGGGGTGGCGGACACGGTGACGGGGCGCGCGCGGCTGCCGCAGGAGCAGTTCCGCATCGGCAGCGCCACCAAGACGTTCACGGCCGCCCTCCTCCTGCAGCTGGCGGCCGAGCGCAGGCTCGGCCTGGACGACACCGTCGAGCAGTGGCTGCCGGGCCTGGTGCGGGGGAACGGCAACGACGGCGGCGGGGTCACCCTCCGCCAGTTACTCGGCATGACCAGCGGACTCTTCAACTACGCCCAGGACGAATCGCTGACGTCCAGGCACTACGGCCCCGCCTTCCTGGAGCACCGCTACGACCGGTTCCGCCCGGAGGAGCTGGTGGAGGTCGCGATGTCCCACGCCCCCGACTTCGCGCCGGGCGAGGGCTGGACCTACAGCAACACCGGCTACATCCTGGGCGGCCTCGTCATCGAGAAGGTGACCGGCCGGAGCTACGCCGACGAGCTCGAGCAGCGCATCGTCCGCCCGCTCGGACTGACCGGAACCTACCTGCCGGGTGATGGCCAGCACGAGCTGCGCGGACCGCACACCCGCCTCTACAGCAGGAACCACCTGCCCGCGCCCGATGCCGAGATCCACGACGTGACCGAGCTCGACGCGAGTTTCGCCTGGACGGCCGGCGGCATGGTCTCCACCGTCGGGGACCTGAACCGGTTCTTCGGCGCGCTGCTCTGCGGCCGGCTGCTGCCGCCCGACCAGCAGGAGGAGATGTTCACCGTGTCCCCCACCCCCGAGGGCAAGTGGATCCCGCACACCTCCTACGGTCTCGCCGTGGCATCGGTGGAGCTGTCCTCCGGCGAGCGGGTCTGGGGCATGGGCGGCGCCTTCACCGGATCGTTCTGCTACACCTACGGCACCCGCGACGGCGGGCACCTCGTCTCCCAGAGCCTCAACGGCGACTGGAGCGACCCGATCGGCCTCTTCACGGAGGTGCTCGAAGCCGAGTTCGCGGGGGGCGGCTCCGTGTGA